ttatattagttatttttttatgaaattttcttcttttcgtagatatttgaaacttgttaagcaagaaaataaatattgttatctctacttaaaaaattgttaattttaattaataaaaaggtcCTCAAATAAATCCCACACAAAACgccaaaaataccaaaaataccaAGGACGAAGATTAATAAAAGGGTTAGATATATACAAAGTTCATAACGTAAACAATTGttctcgatcttcttcttcttcttcatctgtatACCATGGAGTTCTTTATATCGTTCTGATATACCATCTGAAGATTATGTTATTCAAACATAGACGGTCGTCACGATAATGCCcatgttattaaataaaaaatatgtttgaagATTATGTTATTCTAACAGACCAAACTCATCAATTAACAAAACCGTTCTTGCATGAATTAAAAATGCAAAGGAACGTGCAtgaattgataacaaaaacagaTTGTATGAAGTCATTATCTCTTCATTTTATATAGTTGATCATTAATAAAACCTAAGAGAGACTTCGACCAACCAACCTCGCAACTCATCAACTGAccacaaaactatatatttacgtgaaaaaacagagaagatactGAGAAGAAACTGAGAAAAAACTAAGACGATgcggagaagaaacagaggcaATTGCGcgaggtttatatatataactcatcaACACGATTGTTATGATCTTGCtcatgtctttttctttttttgtttgtcgaTTACACAACTAAAAAAGGCAAAAACGATGGtccagaacaaaaaaaagaaaacaaccaTACCCCGATTTAACCGGTTTAACGAAaccgagatttttttttcaactaatGCTTTTTCCCCTTTAGGGTTTGGAGATGAACCGAGGTGCCTTCGTCCCAGTGAAACCTCCACACACTTGACTTGAcccaatgaaaaaaaaacaaaagaatcatatttaaaaaaaaaaagacggtGGAGTAATGAGATAGATTAGTGTCAGCTCAAGCAACgtgtctttttcttcttcttctgagatCAACGACCACGACGCTTACGTTGTCGCTACTATGCTTAGCCAACGCCAGCTTCGTCAACAACACTGACGCCTCCGTGCATGCTTTGTCCGCGATCTCTCCTTTCTTCCCGCTCTTGCTCGACCCCACCACCACCTTCTCATCCTCTTTCCCGTCACTACACTCGTCCTGAGTTTCTCGTCGCCTTCCACGGCCACCACCTCTTTTGTTAAGATACATGTGCACCATCGCGCACGCCGCCTCGTTCGTCACCACGTCCCATAATCCGTCGCTCGCTAGAATAAGAAACTCATCTTCTTCGGTCCGGTCCGTCACAGTAACTTCCGGCTCCGAACTCACGTATGGTTTCAAGTAATTATCACCTATGGCTCGTGACATGACTAACACGCCTAAGACTCTTGGACCATCCCAGTATATCACTCTCCCCCCTGCTTCCTGGATCCGATCCAACTCGTCAGGACGATCCGGCTGTTTatttaaaacacaaaacaaaacaaaaattaacaccacaaaaaaataaac
The Raphanus sativus cultivar WK10039 chromosome 1, ASM80110v3, whole genome shotgun sequence DNA segment above includes these coding regions:
- the LOC130496680 gene encoding protein phosphatase 2C 3-like produces the protein MEHSFARMDNEVVSWGETVMSANCSCELQTPDCDAVGSTAVVSVVTPEKIVVANCGDSRAVLCRNGKPVPLSTDHKPDRPDELDRIQEAGGRVIYWDGPRVLGVLVMSRAIGDNYLKPYVSSEPEVTVTDRTEEDEFLILASDGLWDVVTNEAACAMVHMYLNKRGGGRGRRRETQDECSDGKEDEKVVVGSSKSGKKGEIADKACTEASVLLTKLALAKHSSDNVSVVVVDLRRRRKRHVA